One genomic window of Paeniglutamicibacter sp. Y32M11 includes the following:
- a CDS encoding MazG nucleotide pyrophosphohydrolase domain-containing protein: MSQQVDRLVEIISLLREHCAWTAALSHRSLVTYLLEESYELTEAIETQAPDTELEAELGDILLQVVLHAAIGAERHAFDFDSIAGHLSAKMIRRNTHIFFPDGRLRESFPSSIQEIIESWDKAKRAEKPQNASAAAGMPTNLPALHYAQMFISRTRRHAAITETPDVLETSGPPDTKNSVPDPEAPAGFIPENEQELGEHLLALCATAAARGLDAERALRTVVQQRVGRP, translated from the coding sequence GCGCTGAGTCATCGGTCCCTGGTGACCTACCTCCTCGAGGAGTCTTACGAGCTCACCGAGGCCATCGAGACGCAGGCTCCGGATACCGAACTTGAGGCAGAGCTCGGGGATATCCTGCTGCAGGTGGTGTTGCATGCCGCGATTGGCGCGGAGCGTCACGCCTTCGATTTTGATTCCATCGCCGGCCATCTCAGCGCCAAGATGATTCGCCGAAATACCCACATCTTTTTCCCCGATGGCAGGCTGCGCGAGTCCTTCCCGAGCTCGATCCAGGAGATCATCGAGTCCTGGGACAAGGCCAAGCGTGCGGAGAAGCCGCAGAACGCCTCGGCCGCCGCCGGGATGCCGACCAATCTCCCGGCCCTGCACTATGCCCAGATGTTCATTTCACGAACACGTCGCCATGCGGCCATCACCGAGACCCCCGATGTCCTCGAGACGTCAGGGCCGCCGGACACCAAGAATTCCGTTCCCGATCCGGAGGCCCCCGCGGGGTTCATTCCGGAAAATGAACAGGAGCTGGGTGAGCATTTGCTCGCCCTCTGCGCCACGGCAGCAGCACGCGGGCTCGACGCCGAGCGGGCCCTGCGAACCGTGGTGCAACAACGCGTTGGACGCCCCTAG